A single genomic interval of Adhaeribacter pallidiroseus harbors:
- a CDS encoding GlmU family protein, with amino-acid sequence MNIILFDDKLIRPNLLPLTFTRPVADIRVGILTIAEKWQKFTGQPVSYLTQPYLQKKYLYDPELTANLYVNGAVCPDAELLKTLKKLKPGKALFLNDVLLAYNANEQIFESLAEFYNFSNAIPKTYSGLATVIQEVWEIFTRNGEQIRTDFALITKGRQSCPITDPHTVVYAPESIFLEEGVKLRAVVLNAESGPIYLGKNSEVQEGAVIRGSFALGEGSMLNMGAKMRGDITIGPFCKVGGEISNSVIFGNSNKSHDGFLGNSVLGEWVNLGADTNTSNMKNNYADVKLWNYAKNGMKNTGLQFCGSIMGDHTKCGINTMLNTGTVTGVSANVFGAGYPRNFIPSFTWGGAPGMETYQLPKFFESAARAMERRNRVLDEVEKGILSNVYEQTKGDRPWERKVVLE; translated from the coding sequence ATGAATATTATTCTTTTTGACGATAAACTCATTCGTCCGAATTTATTGCCGCTTACTTTTACCCGCCCGGTAGCGGACATCCGGGTAGGGATTTTAACCATTGCCGAAAAATGGCAAAAGTTTACGGGCCAGCCGGTTTCGTACTTAACGCAGCCTTATCTTCAAAAAAAATACCTCTACGATCCGGAATTAACCGCTAATCTGTACGTAAACGGGGCCGTTTGCCCGGATGCGGAATTACTGAAAACGCTGAAGAAGCTAAAGCCCGGCAAAGCACTTTTTTTAAATGATGTTCTTTTGGCCTACAACGCCAATGAACAAATTTTCGAATCGCTGGCCGAATTTTATAACTTTAGTAACGCTATTCCAAAAACCTACTCCGGCCTAGCCACGGTTATTCAGGAAGTCTGGGAAATATTTACCCGCAATGGGGAGCAAATTAGAACTGACTTTGCATTAATTACCAAAGGTCGGCAAAGTTGCCCCATTACTGATCCGCATACCGTAGTCTATGCTCCCGAAAGCATTTTCCTGGAAGAAGGCGTAAAGCTACGGGCAGTAGTATTGAACGCCGAAAGTGGCCCGATTTACTTAGGTAAAAATAGCGAAGTGCAAGAGGGAGCCGTTATTCGCGGTTCATTTGCGCTCGGCGAAGGCAGTATGCTTAATATGGGCGCTAAAATGCGGGGCGATATAACCATAGGGCCATTTTGTAAAGTAGGAGGTGAAATAAGTAATTCGGTAATCTTTGGTAACTCTAACAAAAGCCACGATGGGTTTTTAGGTAACTCGGTACTGGGCGAATGGGTGAATTTGGGTGCCGATACGAATACTTCTAACATGAAAAATAATTATGCCGATGTAAAACTCTGGAACTACGCCAAGAATGGTATGAAGAATACTGGTTTGCAGTTTTGCGGTTCTATTATGGGCGATCATACCAAATGTGGCATTAACACCATGCTCAATACCGGCACCGTTACCGGCGTAAGCGCTAATGTATTTGGGGCCGGTTACCCACGTAATTTTATCCCGTCGTTTACCTGGGGCGGAGCACCCGGTATGGAAACTTACCAATTACCTAAATTTTTTGAATCAGCAGCCCGGGCCATGGAGCGCCGCAACCGAGTGTTAGACGAAGTGGAAAAAGGAATATTAAGTAACGTGTACGAACAAACCAAAGGCGATCGCCCCTGGGAAAGAAAGGTAGTGCTTGAGTAA
- a CDS encoding type B 50S ribosomal protein L31, which translates to MKKDIHPTYREVVFQDTSSDFKFVTRSTMTSNETITMEDGKTYPVIKVEVSSASHPFYTGKNIFVDTAGRVEKFQKRYAKK; encoded by the coding sequence ATGAAAAAAGATATTCATCCCACCTACAGAGAAGTAGTGTTTCAGGATACATCCAGCGATTTTAAATTTGTTACCCGCTCTACCATGACATCCAACGAAACGATTACCATGGAAGATGGTAAGACTTACCCAGTGATTAAGGTAGAGGTTTCTTCTGCTTCGCACCCTTTCTACACCGGTAAAAACATTTTCGTGGATACTGCTGGTCGCGTTGAAAAATTCCAGAAGCGTTACGCCAAAAAATAA
- a CDS encoding LptF/LptG family permease: MKLLDKYILQKYLSTFVFVVLILVIIICVIDFTEKNDDFLETNPPFKSIIFDYYLNLIPFYSNMLSPITVFIATVFVTAKLAGRTEIVAILSSGVSFKRMLWPYIMGAIVIGAFTFAMIGWVIPNSNKTRVAFEVKYIKKPYTFEGRNIHFKLNPESYAYIESYNNTANIGYKFTLETIKDAELKAKLTSDAITWDEKKNKWHLDNYILRKFEGDKEITKQYGPLDTTLNLLPKDFASTYRLAETLTLPELNKFIKQKIMRGADDTETYLIEKYERFSYPFAIIILTVIGVILSSRKRRGGIGLQVALGFTLAFIFIIFVILSRSLAQVGDVSPFLASWIPSIIFTGIGIILYKTVPR; this comes from the coding sequence ATGAAATTACTTGATAAATATATTCTCCAGAAGTACCTGAGCACTTTCGTGTTTGTGGTGCTGATTTTGGTGATAATTATTTGCGTCATCGATTTTACGGAGAAAAACGACGATTTTTTAGAAACGAACCCGCCGTTTAAGTCTATTATTTTCGATTATTATTTAAACCTGATTCCTTTCTACTCCAACATGCTCAGCCCCATTACGGTGTTTATTGCCACCGTATTTGTAACGGCTAAATTGGCCGGGCGTACCGAAATTGTGGCTATTTTGAGTAGCGGGGTAAGTTTTAAGCGCATGTTGTGGCCTTATATTATGGGCGCCATTGTAATTGGGGCTTTTACTTTTGCCATGATCGGCTGGGTTATTCCGAATTCCAACAAAACCCGGGTAGCTTTTGAAGTAAAATACATTAAAAAACCATACACCTTCGAAGGCCGCAACATACATTTTAAATTAAATCCGGAATCGTACGCTTACATCGAAAGTTATAATAACACCGCCAACATTGGCTATAAATTTACGCTCGAAACCATTAAAGACGCCGAACTAAAAGCTAAACTTACCTCCGACGCCATTACCTGGGACGAGAAAAAGAATAAGTGGCACCTGGATAATTACATCCTTCGCAAGTTCGAAGGTGATAAAGAAATAACCAAACAATACGGCCCGCTGGATACTACTTTAAACTTGTTACCAAAAGATTTTGCCAGTACTTACCGCTTAGCCGAAACCCTTACTTTGCCGGAGTTAAATAAATTTATCAAACAAAAAATAATGCGGGGTGCCGATGATACCGAAACTTATCTGATTGAAAAGTACGAGCGATTTAGTTATCCTTTTGCCATTATTATTCTAACGGTAATTGGTGTAATTCTGAGCTCGCGCAAACGCCGTGGGGGTATTGGTCTACAGGTAGCCTTAGGCTTTACATTAGCTTTTATCTTTATTATATTCGTTATTCTTAGCCGAAGTCTCGCGCAAGTCGGCGACGTAAGTCCTTTTCTGGCTTCCTGGA
- the tgt gene encoding tRNA guanosine(34) transglycosylase Tgt has product MLFTLTAHDKETKARAGTLTTDHGLIQTPIFMPVGTAGTVKAVHQREIRDDIQAQIILGNTYHLYLRPGLQTLEQAGGLHRFNGWDKPILTDSGGYQVYSLSGTRKIVEEGVKFKSHIDGSTHFFSPENVMDIQRTIGADIIMAFDECTPYPCEYNYARKSMDMTHRWLQRCCDRFDATESKYGYEQNLFPIVQGSTYKDLRVKSAETIASFNRAGNAIGGLSVGEPAEMMYEMTELVCDILPADKPRYLMGVGTPANILENIALGVDMFDCVLPTRNARNGMLFTTQGIINIRNEKWKNDFSPIDETLGGYASTFYSKAYLRHLVHSGEMLGAQISSVHNLTFYLWLVKQARKQILAGTFRTWKDKMVKDLMVRL; this is encoded by the coding sequence ATGTTATTTACTTTAACTGCTCACGATAAAGAAACCAAAGCCCGGGCTGGTACGCTCACCACCGACCATGGTCTTATTCAAACCCCCATATTTATGCCGGTAGGCACCGCGGGCACCGTAAAAGCCGTGCACCAACGCGAAATAAGAGACGATATTCAAGCGCAGATAATTTTAGGGAATACCTACCATTTATACTTGCGTCCTGGGTTACAAACCCTGGAGCAGGCGGGTGGCTTGCACCGTTTTAATGGCTGGGATAAACCTATATTAACTGATAGCGGCGGCTACCAGGTGTATTCTTTATCGGGTACCCGCAAAATTGTAGAAGAAGGCGTAAAGTTTAAATCGCACATCGATGGTTCGACGCATTTCTTTTCGCCGGAAAACGTGATGGATATTCAGCGGACCATTGGCGCCGATATTATCATGGCTTTTGACGAGTGTACCCCCTACCCTTGCGAGTATAATTACGCCCGCAAATCCATGGACATGACCCACCGTTGGTTGCAGCGTTGCTGCGACCGCTTTGATGCCACCGAAAGTAAATACGGTTACGAGCAAAATCTTTTCCCGATTGTGCAGGGCAGCACTTACAAAGATTTACGCGTTAAATCCGCCGAAACCATTGCGTCGTTTAACCGGGCCGGTAATGCTATTGGCGGTTTATCGGTGGGCGAACCCGCCGAGATGATGTACGAAATGACCGAACTGGTGTGCGATATTTTACCTGCCGATAAGCCGCGGTATTTAATGGGCGTGGGCACTCCGGCTAATATTCTGGAAAATATTGCTTTAGGCGTAGATATGTTTGATTGTGTGTTACCAACCCGTAACGCCCGCAACGGCATGTTATTTACTACCCAAGGCATTATTAATATCCGCAACGAAAAGTGGAAAAACGATTTTTCGCCGATTGATGAAACACTAGGCGGTTATGCCAGTACGTTTTACTCCAAAGCCTATTTACGCCACCTGGTACACAGCGGCGAAATGCTGGGAGCGCAAATCTCGAGCGTGCATAACTTAACGTTTTATTTGTGGCTGGTAAAGCAAGCCCGCAAGCAAATTCTGGCCGGCACTTTCCGGACCTGGAAAGACAAAATGGTAAAAGATTTAATGGTAAGATTATAG
- a CDS encoding alpha/beta fold hydrolase encodes MPATLPAIYFIPGLGADARMYQLVQLDSHKFKKSVLTWLPPRKNESLAAYAQRMAAQIPEHHQPIVLVGVSFGGMLAVEISKIRPVARTILISSIKTSQELPHYLQILGKLNLHHYLPLHWAKKLPWLYHWIFGATTFTEKKMLREIIQDTDVAFVKWALTAIVNWQSQDQVPGLLHVHSNQDKIFPLPYIKDPAVVYSGGHLVIFSAALEISRLITQAANQIFYPE; translated from the coding sequence TTGCCAGCTACTTTACCAGCCATCTATTTTATCCCGGGTTTAGGAGCCGATGCCCGCATGTACCAGTTGGTACAACTAGATAGTCATAAATTTAAAAAATCAGTATTAACCTGGCTACCCCCGCGTAAAAACGAGTCTTTGGCAGCGTACGCGCAACGAATGGCCGCGCAAATTCCGGAACACCACCAGCCGATTGTGCTAGTAGGCGTTTCTTTCGGGGGTATGCTAGCGGTGGAAATTAGTAAAATACGGCCGGTTGCCCGTACTATATTAATTTCCAGTATTAAAACCAGCCAGGAGCTGCCCCATTATTTGCAGATTCTAGGTAAGCTAAATCTACACCATTACCTGCCGCTGCACTGGGCGAAGAAATTACCTTGGCTGTATCACTGGATCTTCGGCGCAACAACCTTTACGGAAAAGAAAATGCTGCGCGAAATTATTCAGGATACCGATGTAGCGTTTGTTAAATGGGCCTTAACCGCCATTGTTAATTGGCAAAGTCAGGATCAAGTACCCGGTTTATTACACGTACACAGCAATCAGGATAAAATATTTCCGTTACCTTACATCAAAGATCCGGCGGTAGTTTATTCCGGCGGGCACCTCGTTATTTTTAGTGCGGCCCTCGAAATTAGCCGATTAATTACGCAAGCGGCCAACCAGATCTTTTATCCGGAGTAA
- a CDS encoding phosphoribosyltransferase family protein, whose product MFTEPVSFSPSSCILTRQEIMQKIKRMAYEIYEKNFAEEVLYLAGIHENGYQLAELLAAELRQISPLTIHLLGITLDKVRPLNQPIVLEPDSLNLENQVVILVDDVLNSGKTMAYSLPLFLKAEVKKVETATLINRNNTLYPITVTYTGLSLATTLLEHIRVVLHEESYGAYLI is encoded by the coding sequence ATGTTTACCGAACCAGTGAGTTTTAGCCCTAGTTCCTGCATTCTTACCCGCCAGGAAATTATGCAAAAGATTAAGCGGATGGCTTATGAAATTTACGAGAAAAACTTTGCAGAAGAAGTACTGTACTTGGCCGGTATTCACGAAAACGGGTACCAGTTGGCGGAACTTTTGGCGGCCGAGCTACGGCAAATTTCCCCGCTAACCATTCATTTATTAGGCATAACCCTGGATAAAGTGCGTCCGTTAAACCAGCCCATTGTACTGGAACCCGATAGCTTGAACTTAGAAAACCAAGTTGTTATTTTGGTGGATGATGTGCTGAATTCCGGTAAAACCATGGCGTACAGCTTGCCTTTATTTTTAAAAGCCGAAGTAAAAAAGGTAGAAACCGCTACGCTTATTAATCGGAATAATACTTTATATCCTATCACGGTTACTTACACCGGTTTATCGCTGGCTACTACTTTGCTGGAGCACATCCGGGTGGTGCTGCACGAAGAGTCGTACGGAGCTTATTTAATATAA
- a CDS encoding non-canonical purine NTP diphosphatase: protein MLSICFASNSAHKLAEIREILGDQYAVKSLADIGCHEELPEEQTTLEGNSRQKAEYVWQKYGVNCFADDTGLEVLALNMEPGVYSARYAGPQRSSQDNINLLLQNLSGKENRTAQFRTSITLILDNNLFQFDGTVQGKIAEEPQGDQGFGYDPVFIPEGYTQTFAELNSGEKNKISHRGRAVQQLVEYLHTALTDPKPLGERL, encoded by the coding sequence ATGCTCTCAATTTGCTTTGCCAGTAACAGTGCGCATAAACTTGCCGAAATCCGGGAAATCCTGGGTGATCAATACGCGGTTAAAAGCTTGGCCGATATTGGCTGCCACGAAGAACTACCCGAAGAACAAACTACATTAGAAGGCAACTCGCGCCAGAAAGCCGAATATGTTTGGCAAAAATACGGCGTAAATTGTTTTGCCGACGATACTGGTTTAGAAGTTTTAGCCCTCAACATGGAACCCGGCGTGTACTCGGCCCGGTATGCGGGCCCGCAACGAAGCAGCCAAGATAACATCAACTTACTGTTGCAAAACTTAAGCGGCAAAGAAAACCGCACCGCGCAGTTTCGCACTTCCATTACCTTAATTCTGGACAACAACCTGTTTCAATTTGATGGTACGGTACAGGGTAAGATTGCGGAAGAACCGCAAGGAGACCAAGGCTTTGGCTACGATCCTGTATTTATTCCGGAAGGATATACCCAAACCTTTGCAGAACTAAATTCAGGTGAAAAAAACAAAATCAGCCACCGGGGCCGGGCCGTTCAGCAACTCGTGGAGTATCTGCATACCGCTTTAACTGATCCGAAACCGCTCGGTGAAAGACTATAA